GGTCACCTTCTCGTCGGTCGGCACGTACTTGGTGATGATGAACTTGCCCTTGCCGCGCACGAAGCCGTCGACGTGCATGGTCGGGGTGCCGTGCGGCGCCTCGGCGTTGCACGGCCACTGGATGCTGCCCAGTTCGTCGAGCTTCTGGTAGCTCACGCCCGAGAACGTCGGCGTCAGCCGCGCAATCTCGTCCATGATCTCGGACGGATGCGTGTAGTGCATCGGGTAGCCCAGCGCGTTCGACAGCAGGATCGTCGCCTCCCAGTCGGCGTAGCCGGCCTGCGGCGGCATGACCTTGCGCACGCGCGAGATGCGGCGCTCCGCGTTGGTGAACGTGCCGTCCTTTTCCAGGAACGACGAGCCCGGCAGGAACACGTGCGCGTACTTGGCCGTCTCGTTCAGGAAGATGTCCTGCACGACGATGCATTCCATCGACGACAGCGCTTCGGACACGTGCTGGGTATTCGGGTCGGACTGGACGATGTCCTCGCCCTGGCAGTACAGGCCCTTGAACGAGCCCGTCAGCGCCGCCTCGAACATGTTCGGGATGCGCAGGCCCGGCTCCGGGTTGATCTCCACGCCCCAGGCCGACTCGAAGCTGCTGCGCACCGTCGAATCGGACACATGGCGGTAGCCCGGCAACTCGTGCGGGAACGAGCCGATATCGCACGACCCCTGCACGTTGTTCTGGCCGCGCAGCGGGTTCACGCCCACGCCTTCGCGGCCGACGTTGCCGGTGGCCATGGCCAGGTTGGCAATGCCCATCACCGTGGTGGAACCCTGCGCATGCTCGGTCACGCCCAGGCCGTAGTAGATGGCCGCGTTGCCGCCCGTGGCGTAGAGCCGGGCCGCGCCGCGCAGCAGGTCGGCCGGCACGCCGGTGGACGCTTCCAGCGCCTCGGGCGAGTTCTCCGGCAGCGCCACGAAATCGCGCCATTGCTGGAACGCGCGGTCCTCGCAGCGTTCGGCGATGAATTGCTCGGCCAGCAGGCCCTCGGTGACAATCACGTGCGCCAGCGACGTGACCACGGCCACGTTGGTGCCCGGGCGCAGCTGCAGGTGGTAGTCGGCGCGGATGTGCGGCGAATCGACCAGGTCGATCTGGCGCGGGTCGATGACGATTAGCTTGGCCCCCGCGCGCAGGCGGCGCTTCATGCGCGAGGCAAACACCGGGTGGCCGTCGGTCGGGTTGGCGCCGATGACCATGATCACGTCGGCCTTGGCCACCGAGCGGAACGTCTGCGTGCCGGCCGATTCGCCAAGCGTGGTCTTCAGGCCGTAGCCCGTGGGCGAGTGGCAAACCCGCGCGCAGGTGTCGACGTTGTTGTTGCCGAACGCGGCGCGCACCAGCTTCTGGACCAGGTAGCCTTCCTCGTTCGTGCAGCGCGACGACACGATGCCGCCGATGGAATCGCGGCCGTGCTCGGCCTGGATGCGGCGGAACTGCGACGCCGCGTAGCCGATGGCTTCCTCCCACGACACCTCGCGCCACGGGTCGGTGATCCTGGCGCGGATCATCGGCTTCAGGATGCGGTCCTTGTGCGTGGCATAGCCCCAGGCAAAGCGGCCCTTCACGCAGGCGTGGCCCTCGTTGGCGGCGCCGTCCTTGTACGGCACCATGCGGACCACCTCGTTGCCCTTCATCTCGGCCTTGAACGAGCAGCCCACGCCGCAGTACGCGCACGTGGTGACTACGCTGTGGGACGGCTGGCCAAGCTGGATGACCGACGTTTCGGTCAGCGTGGCGGTCGGGCACGCCTGCACGCAGGCGCCGCACGACACGCAGTCAGACTCCATGAACGGCTGGCTGGTGCCGGCCGCCACGCGCGAGTCGAAGCCGCGGCCGCTGATCGTCAGCGCGAACGTGCCCTGCGTTTCCTCGCAGGCGCGCACGCAGCGGTTGCAGACGATGCACTTGGACGGGTCGTACGTGAAGTACGGGTTCGACTCGTCCTTCTTCATCTGGGTGTGCGTGGCAAGCGGCGCGGCCCCGCCGGCGCCGTCGGCATAGCGCACCTCGCGCAGGCCGACCACGCCGGCCATGTCCTGCAGCTCGCAGTTGCCGTTGGTCGGGCAGGTCAGGCAGTCCAGCGGGTGGTCCGAGATGTACAGCTCCATCACGCCGCGGCGCAGGTCGCCGAGCTTGCCGCTCTGCGTGCGCACCTTCATGCCCGCTTCCACGGGCGTGGTGCACGATGCCGGATAGCCGCGCCGGCCCTCGATCTCGACCAGGCACAGCCGGCAGGAGCCGAACGGTTCGAGCGAGTCGGTGGCGCAGAGCTTGGGCACGCCGATGCCGGCTTCGGCGGCGGCGCGCATGACGGAGGTGCCGGCTGGCACGGTGACGGCAACCCCATCGATTTCCAGCGTGACCTGGAGGTCGTTGTCGATGGCCGGGGTACCGTAGTCGAAGTCGTCGCGAGCGTTCAAGGGACGTCTCCCGTAATGCACTGCTTTGTAGGGATGCGCGCCCCTGAGAGGCGCGTCATTCTGGTTGGGTGGCCGTGAGGCGGCGGCCGGCGGTCAGGCGGCCCGGGCGGGCTTTGGCGCCAGGCCAAAGTCCTCCGGGAATTCGTCGAGCGCGGACAGCACCGGGTACGGCGTCATGCCGCCCATCGCGCACAGCGACCCGGCCAGCATGGTGTCGCACAGGTCGCGCACCAGCGCCACGTGCTTCACCGGCTGGTCGCCCGCCAGGATGCGGTCGATCACCTCCACGCCGCGCGTGGAGCCGATCCGGCACGGCGTGCACTTGCCGCACGACTCGATCGCGCAGAACTCCATCGCGTACCGGGCCATCCTGGCCATGTCCACCGTCTCGTCGAACACCACGATGCCGCCGTGCCCCACCACCGCGCCGAACGCGGCGTAGGCCTCGTAGTCCAGCGGCGTGTCGAAGCGCGATTCCGGCAGGTACGCGCCCAGCGGGCCGCCCACCTGCACGGCGCGGATGGCCCGGCCGCTGCGCGTGCCGCCGCCGAAGTCGAACATCAGCTCGCGCAGCGTCACGCCGAATGCCTTCTCCACCAGCCCGCCCTGCCGGATGTTGCCGGCCAGCTGGAACGGCAGCGTGCCGCGCGAGCGCCCCATGCCGAAGTCGCGGTAATGCTGCGCGCCGCGCGACAGGATCACCGGCACCGTGGCCAGCGAGATCACGTTGTTGATGACCGTCGGCTGGCCGAACAGACCCTTGAGCGCCGGCAGCGGCGGCTTGGCGCGCACCACGCCGCGCTTGCCTTCCAGGCTTTCGAGCAGCGCGGTTTCCTCGCCGCACACGTAGGCGCCGGCGCCCTTGCGCACTTCGAGCGTGAAGCGCCGGCCGCTGCCGCGGATGTTGTCGCCCAGCCAGCCCGCCTGCGTGGCGATGGCGATGGCGGCCTCGGTGGCGGCAATCGCGTGCGGGTATTCGGAACGGGTGTAGATGTAGCCGGACTCGGCGCCGACGGCCAGGCCGGCGATGGTCATGCCTTCGATCAGCATGAACGGGTCGTCCTCCATGACCATGCGGTCCGAGAACGTACCCGAGTCGCCCTCGTCGGCGTTGCAGACGATGTACTTGACCGGCGACTGCGCGGCCAGCACCGTCTTCCACTTGATGCCGGTGGGGAACGCCGCGCCACCCCGGCCGCGCAGGCCGGAGTCCAGCACCTCCTGCACGATCTGCTCGGGCGTCATCGACAGCGCGCGCGTCAGGCCGGCGTAGCCCTCGTGGGCGATGTAGTCGTCCAGCGACAGCGGGTCGGTGATGCCGACGCGGGCAAACGTCAGGCGCTCCTGGCGCTTCAGGAACGGGATCTCGTCGGTCGGGCCGTGCGCCAGCGCGTGGGCGCCGCCCGCCAGGAAGCCGGCGTCGAACAGCGCGCCAACATCGTCCTCGGTAACCGGGCCGTAGGCCACGCGGCCGGCGGGGGTCTGCACCTCGACCAGCGGCTCCAGCCAGAACATGCCGCGCGAGCCGTTGCGCACGATGCGCACGTCGGCGCCGCGCCGGGCGGCCTCGGCGGCGATGGCCTGGGCCACCTCGTCGGCGCCCAGCGCCAACGCGGTGGAGTCGCGGGGGACAAAGACGGTGGTGGTCATGCGCGGACCTCCTCGTCTTCGCGGATGGCGTCCACGAGCCGGTCGAAGCGCCGGGCATCCACGCGGCCGTGCAGCCGCTCGCCGATCATCATCGACGGGCCGGTGGCGCACTGGCCCAGGCAGTAGACCGGCTCCAGCGTGAACTGGCCGTCGGCCGTGGTCTCATGGAAATCGCAGCCCAGCTTGCGGCAGGCGTGCTCGGCCAGCGCATCGGCGCCCACCGACTGGCAGGCCTCCGCGCGGCAGACCTGCACCACGTGGCGGCCGGCCGGCTGCTGGCGGAAATGGTGGTAGAACGTGATCACGCCATGCACCTCGGCGCGCGACAGGTTCAGTGCCTTGGCAATGACCGGCACCGCGTCGGCCGGGATGAAGCCCTGGCTGTCCTGGATGTCGTGCAGGATCGGCAGCAGCGCGCCAGGCATGTCACGCCGGGCCGCGACGATGCGCGCAATCTCGGATGCGGGTACGGGGGTGCCACTGCCGGCTGGCGCCGTGGGGATGGCGGTGTCTGGCATGCTGTCTCCATTCTGTTCTGTCGATCCCGATATCGGCTTTCTTATTCATATTCGGGCACATCACAACGGGCGCTTCGGCCTCTTTGTGCGACTATAGGACCGTGTTTTGCCCCGTTCAATATGCTATTTTCCGCATATGCTACGCATCTCGATCCTTCCCCACCTGCAGATCCGCGACGATACCGCCCCGGCGCCCGCGCCAGCGCTGGATGTGTCCCGTCTGGTGGCCCTGCTGGGCCTGATCGAATCGACCGGAAACATCGCGCAATCGGCCGAGGCCATGGCGTTGTCATATCGCTACGCCTGGGGCATCCTGCGTGACGCCGAAACCCTGTTCGGCGGGGCGCTGATCGCCAAGACGCGCGGCCGGGGGTCCACGCTGACCCCGCTGGCCCAGCAGCTCGTGTGGGCCAGCAAGCGCATTGCGGCGCGGCTGACGCCTACGCTGGACAGCCTGGCGTCCGAGCTGGAGATCGAACTCAAGAAGCTGATGGCGGCCAGCGATCCGGCCGTGCGCATCCACGCCAGCCACGGATTTGCCGTGGCCGCACTCAGGGATTTCCTTGACGAGCAGAAGGTCCGCCACGACCTGAAGTACTGCGGCAGCCTGGAGGCGGCCGCCGCGCTGTCCGAGGGCGCCTGCAACATCGCCGGCTTCCACGTGCCGATGGGCGAGTTCGAGGAAGAGACGCTGCGCGGCTTCACGCGCTGGCTGCACCCCGGCAAGCATTGCCTGATCCACCTGGCCACGCGCCAGCAGGGGCTGTTCGTGCGCCCCGGCAATCCGCTGCAGATCCACTCGCTGGAAGACCTGACGCGCGCCGACGTGCGCTTTGTCAACCGCCAGCCCGGCTCGGGCACGCGGCTGCTGCTGGACCTGATGCTGGCGCGGCGCGGCATCGACAGCAACGCCATCGAGGGCTTCAGCAACGGGGAATTCACCCATGCCGCGGTGGCCGCCTACATCGGCAGCGGCATGGCCGACGTGGGGTTCGGCGTGGAAACGGCCGCCCGGCGCTTCAACCTGGAGTTCGTGCCGGTGCTCAAGGAGCGCTATTTCTTCGCCCTGGAGACCGAGGCGCTGGACAGCCCCGCGCTGGTCGGGGCCGTGGCCGCCATGAAGAGCGGCAGCTTCCGCGAGCGCGTCAACGCCCTGCCCGGCTACGACGGCGCGCTGACCGGCACGGTCCAGAGCTTTGCCGAAGCGTTCCCGGCCGTGCGGCTCTAGCGGCCGCCGCTGACTGGCGCCCGGACCTGCCCGGGCGCCCCTTTCCGACGACTCAGTAGACCACCACCGACAGCGACACGCCGGCCGGCACGCGCACCTTGTCGGTGTACACGCCGCTGGTGTTCGGGCTGCGCGGCGCGATGTAGCTGGCGTTGCCCTGCAGCATTGACGGCGCGGTGGCCGGCAGCCGGCGCAGCGCCAGGTAGCCCGCCGCCGACGGGTCGATCGCGGGCAGCGTGAGCGTGCCGTCGGTCCATGCGGGATAGCCGTAGCTGCCCGGCGTGCGGCCCAGCGGCATGTTGCTGTTGGTGGTGGCGCGCCAGTTGACCATCGCCTGGTCGAAGCCCCATTCGGGCCGGGACGCGCGAATCGCCTCGTCCAGCACCTGGCGCGAGTTCGCCGTGGGCCGGGCCAGCAGGTCGCGGAAGAACCCCACGCCAAGCTGGCGGTTCAGGAAACCGCCCAGGCTGCCCGACACCGCGTAGCTCTCGCAGGTGGCGCCGAAGCCGGTGAAGACCGTCACGTCGCAGTTGTAGTCGCTGTAGCGGTAGTAGTCGGCCAGGCGGACGTCCCGGATGGGGTTGTAGCTGGTGCTGATGGCGGCGCTGACGAAGTCTTCCATCTGCATGGCCGTCATTTCCTCCAGCCACGTGTCGTAGGCGTAGGTGGCGCCCATGCTCACCTGGCGGCGGTAGAAGTTCTGCATGTGCGTGCCTTCGTGCGCCATGGTGGTCTTGACCGACCGCATGCCGTCGGCGCCGGCCGCCATCGTCTCGCTGTCCAGATACAGCGAGATGGCCTCGTTGCTGTTCGCTTCCTTGCTCTTCAGGAAGTTGTGCACGCCCCAGAAATAGCCCACGGTGCCGTACGGCTTGCCGTCGCGGTTGAAGTTCAGCACGACGATATCGACCGGCATGCCAGCCGGCAGCATCGACGTGGTGAACGCGTTGGCGCCCCAGAGCTTGCCGCCCAGGCCCACCAGCCGGTCGTAGACCATGCCGCCGCCCGCGAACGCGCCGCCCAGTTCGGCCACCATGGCATCGCTCACATTGGCCGCCTCGGCGGTCTCGACCCACAGATTGACCCGGGTACCGTCGCTGGCGGCGAGCTGCTTGCGCAGCGTGGCCGGGCGCTGGGTGCCGTCGATGTGGTACCAGTTGCGCGTGGCGCCCTCGCCCATCGCCGTGGTGCCCAGCGACGCCGCCAGCGGTGCCGGCGCCGCCAGCGTGCTGCGCATCGGCTCGCCAGCCGGGCGGGCGGCATCGGCCCAGCCACTGCGGTTGAATTCGCCGATGGCGCGGTGCATGGCCTCTTCGTCCGACGTCTCGGTCAGCGCCTGCGGCGAGATCATCTCGGCGGCCACGCGCGACGACAGCCCGCTGGGCATCGCCACCGCGGCGGCGGCCGTGTTGTAGAGCTGGAGCCAGACCGACTTGCCGGCCACGCCCGAGATCGCGTACTGGACGTCGACGGCAGCGCCGCTGCCGTTGGGGTATCCCCAGACGCCGACGTCGGTGCCCGCATAGCTGCTCGATGTGGCCGCGCCGCAGGCGGCACACGCCTGGGACAGGCCGTTGACCAGCAGCGGCTCGGCCGCCGTGGGCGAGGTGGGCGCCGGGGCGGCAGACGCCTGGGTGGTCGCGCCGCTGCCGCCGGCATCGTCGCCCCCGCCTCCGCCGCAGCCGGCCAGGGCAAGCGCGGCCAGCGCCGCCATACCGGTCAATCCGGCGGGGAATCGGGCGCGTGCACCGGCACGCAGGGTATTGCGACGCATCTTGGGGACTCCAGAAACAAAGCGACCTCCGGGTCGGGCGCAGGCTCGCGTCCGGCGGAGGGCTCTCCCAATAACGACGCAGATGGCGTCAGATTGAGCGGCCGTTAGATCGCTTTGGGCAATCTTTCGATGCAACGGCCGTTTCAATCTGTCGTGAAACACACGCAGGCGGGCGTGCGTGGGCGGGGGTCAGTAGACCTCGGGGATGTACATGTTGTCGGGCACCGGTTGCCGCGTGTAATCGGCATGGCGCTCACGCTGGGGCAGCACGATGCTCGCCTGCGCGGGCTCCACGTACGGCATCTGCTGGAGCAGGTGGTGGATGCAGTTCAGCCGCGCGCGCTTCTTGTCGACGGCCTGCACGACCCACCAGGGCGCCTCGGGGATGTGGGTCCGCTCCAGCATGACCTCCTTGGCGCGCGTGTAGTCTTCCCAGCGGCGGCGCGACTCCAGGTCCATCGGGCTCAGCTTCCACTGCTTGAGCGGGTCGTGGATGCGGCTCAGGAAGCGCATGTGCTGCTCGTCGTCGGTGATCGAGAACCAGTACTTGATGACCTGGATGCCCGAGCGCACCAGCATGCGCTCGAACTCCGGCACCGAGCGGAAGAATTCCTCGTACTGCTCGTCGGTGCAGAAGCCCATCACGTGCTCCACGCCAGCGCGGTTGTACCAGCTACGGTCGAACAGCACCATCTCGCCGGCCGCCGGCAGGTGCGACACATAGCGCTGGAAGTACCACTGCGTGCGTTCCCGGTCGTTCGGGGCCGGCAGCGCCGCCACGCGGCACACGCGCGGGTTGAGCCGCTGCGTGATGCGCTTGATGACCCCGCCCTTGCCGGCCGCGTCGCGGCCCTCGAACAGGATCACCACCTTGTGGCCCGTGGCCACCACCCAGCTCTGCAGCTTGACCAGTTCGCCCTGCAGGCGGAACAGCTCGCGGAAGTAGCGATGACGCTCGGCGCGCTCGGCCTCGTCGCCGTTGAGATTGCTGTTGTCGCCAGGGCCGCCCGATTCGCCGGCCAGCACGCTCTGCACCAGCGTCGGGTCGCGGTCTTCCAGTTCGAGTTCCAGTTCCTCGTCGTAGTAGTCCGCCACCTCGCGGTGGATGCGGCGGATCAGTTCCTCGTCGTTGTAGTTCATGGCTATCCTCCATTGCACGCGCCGGACGGCGGGCGCCTTGGTGACCGATCGTACGCCCGCCCCGTGGCAATTCGATGAACTGTCATAGAGGCACGATGCATCACATCATGCCGCCTTCCTGCTTGCGGAACGCCCAACGCCCCGCCAGCACCGTGAAACTGGCCACCAGCACCACCAGCACCCAGAAGCCGTGCGGGTGTTCGGCCAGCGGGATGCCGCCGACGTTCATGCCGAAGAAGCCCGCCACGATGTTGATCGGCAGCGCCAGCACCGTGACCAGCGTCAGCGTGAACAGCGTGCGGTTGGTCTGCTCGTTGAGCTTGGCGGCGATTTCTTCCTGCAGCAGCTTGATCCGCTCCACCAGCGCGGCCAGGTCGCTGAGCACCAGCGAGAACTCCTCGGTCGACTCCCGCAGCTCCTGGAGGTCGCTTTCCTGCAGCCACGCGGGCGGCCGGTTCAGCAGCCGGAAGAGCGCGCCGGGCTCGGGCGCCAGCAGCCGCTGCAGCCGCACCAGCCCGCGCCGCATCGACCCCAGGTCCGCCCGGTTCGACTGCAGCCGCTGCGACAGCAACTGGTCTTCGATCTGGTCCACGTTGACGCCGGTCTCACGCACGATCTGCACCAGCACGTCGGCCTGGTCCTGCAGCAGGTGCACCACCAGTTTCAGCGGCGAGCCGAACATCTCGCCCCGGCGCACGGCGGCGCGCAAGCGGTCTACCGAGCGCAGCGGGCGGGCCCGGGCGGTGACCACCAGCCGGGAGTCGGCATGGGCCCAGAGTGTCGAAATGTCGGTCGACGTCACCCCAAAGTTGTAGATCACGTCGTTGACCACGGCCAGCAGCGCGTCGTCCTGGCGTTCGATCCGGGTGGAGCGCGAACCCTGCCGCAGTGCCTCGAAATAGTCCTCGGGCAACGCCAGCTGGGCCCGCATCCAGCGCTCGCAGGCGCTGTGCGACAGGTTGAAATGCAGCCAGACGAACGGGCGTTCGCCCTGCGTCGCATCGTCCGGCCCGGCCGCGGGATGGCCGCGCAGCCACGCGGCGGCGCCGTTGGAATCGATCTCGCGCCCGGGCCGCCCCGGCTCGAACAGGAAACCGCTGACCAGCCCGACCGGATCGGAACCATAGCCGGTCTCGACAATGCCCGATTGCATGCATCCTCCCTTCACGTTGCCTCGCGCGACGGTATCACGCCGCCGTGTCGGTTCGTACGGTCAGCCCGCCCCGCGCGCGGCGGCCAGCTTCTTGTAGAACGCGGCGCGGCTGATGCCCACGCGCGCGGCGGCCTCGGCCACGCGGCCGCCACAGGCATCCAGCGCCTGCGCCAGGAACGTGGCCTCGAATTGCGCCATGGCATCGGCGTAGGACAGCGGCGGCGCGGGGGCGGGTGCGGCTGGCGGGACCTCGACGGCCACGGCAGCCACGGGTGCCACCGCCGGAACCACCTCGCCCGGTCCGGCCGGCGCCGGCTCCGGTGCCAGCGCCGCCATGGCGGGCCGCCGGGCGCCCAGCAGCGGCGCCAGCGCGGTGGCGTCGACCGAATCCTCGTCGCAGAGCATCACCGCGCGCTCCAGCACGTTGCGCAGCTCGCGCACGTTGCCAGGCCAGTCGTAGTTGGCCAGCAGCCGCAGCGCATCGTCCTGCAGGCCAATCGGATGGCGCTCGGCCTTGATGCTCAGTTCCTCGACGATGGCCGACACCAGCGGCAGCAGGTCCGCCCGGCGCGCCCGCAGCGGCGGCAGCTCGATCGTCAGCACGTTGAGCCGGTAATAGAGATCGGCGCGAAAGCGGCCGTCGGCCACCAGCGCCGGCAGGTCGGCCGAGGTGGCGGCGATGATCCGCACGTCGCTGCGCACGATCCGGTTCGACCCCAGCGGCTCGAACTCGCGGTCCTGCAGCGCGCGCAGCAGCTTGCTCTGCAGCGCCAGCGGCATGTCGCCGATCTCGTCCAGGAACAGCGTGCCGCCGTCGGCCAGCTCGAACTTGCCAACCCGGCCCTTGCGGTCGACGCCCGTGTAGGCGCCCGGCGCCGCGCCGAAGAATTCAACCTCCAGCAGCGTCTCGGGGATGGCGGCCACGTTGACGGTCACCAGCGGCCGTTCGGCGCGCGCCGATCCGGCGTGGATGCCGTGGGCCAGCAGTTCCTTGCCCGTGCCGGTCTCGCCCAGCAGCAGCACCGGCGACTCCACCAGCGCCGCGCGCCGCGCCTGGCGCTTGACCTCCTGCGCGGCCGGGCTGGCGCCGACAAAGCTGGCGAACGTGTACTTGGCACGGCGGGCATGGTCCAGCGAGCGCCGCGCGGCCGCCAGTTCGGCCTGCACGCGCGAGTAGTGCGCAAAGATCGGCGTCAGCGCCTTCAGTTCGTCGAACAGCGCAAAACCCACCGCGCCGATGGTGCGGCCGCTGTCGTCCTTGATCGGCAGCCGCGTCACGATCATCGGCTCGCGGTCGGTTTCCAGCAGGTCCAGCAGGATCGGCTTGCCGGTGGTCACCACCTCGCGCATCAGGCTGTTCGGAATCACCTGCTCGCAGTCGAGCCCGATGGCGTCCTGCGGGTTCGTGAACCCGAAGCGCGCCGCGTAGCGCTTGTTGATCCAGACCACGTGCGCGTGCTCGTCCACCACGAACGTGCCCTCGCTGAAGTTCTCGAACGTGCGGAACAGCGATTCCATGGCCCGCCGGGCCACGTAGTCGTAGTCCAGCAGCAGGGCGCCACCGGGCTCGGCGATCTTTTGCATGCGGGTGTGGGTGTCTCGAAGTGAAGACGCGCAGTGTCTCACAACGGAGACACGGGTGGTTCGCCACCGCTTGCGTTGTCTCAATGTCGAGACAAAAGGGCGTGGGATACACTTCCAGCGCCTTTTCGACAACGTTTTTGGTGTGGCACAGAGCCTGCTACTGAAGCGGCCCCTTGTCATCTGCGCGAGGGAATATCGCATTCGACGGCACGGCCAGGCATCCGCGCTGCTCGACCGCATTCAAGAACAAGCGATGGAGACCCCATGTCCTTTGTAGTAGTGCTCGCCGCACTGGCGTTCCTGATGTTCGCCGCCTACCGCGGCTACAGCGTGATCCTGTTTGCCCCGCTGGCCGCCCTGGGCGCCGTGCTGCTGACCGACCCGTCGGCCGTGGCGCCCGTGTTCTCCGGCATCTTCATGGAGAAGATGGTCGGCTTCGTGAAGCTCTATTTCCCGGTGTTCATGCTCGGCGCCGTGTTCGGCAAGGTCATCGAGCTGTCCGGCTTTTCCGAATCGATCGTCGCCGCCGCCATCCGCTACATCGGCCGCTCGCGCGCCAACGCGGTCATTGTGGCGGTCTGTGCGCTGCTGACCTACGGCGGCGTCTCGCTGTTCGTGGTCGTGTTCGCGGTCTACCCGTTCGCGGCCGAGCTCTACCGCCAGAGCAACATCCCCAAGCGCCTGATGCCGGGCGCCATCGCGCTGGGCGCGTTCTCGTTCACGATGGATTCGCTGCCGGGCACGCCGCAGATCCAGAACATCATCCCGACCACGTTCTTCAACACCACGTCCTGGGCCGCCCCGGTGCTGGGCGTGGCCGGGTCGCTGTTCATCATCATCGTGGGCCTGTCGTACCTGGAATGGCGCCGCCGCGCCGCCGCCGCGCGCGGCGAGGGCTACGGCACCAGCCTCGTCAACGAGCCGCAGCGCATGGAAGGCGGCAAGCTGCCGCCGCCGCTGCTGGCCATCCTGCCGCTGATCGTGGTGGGCGTGTCGAATTTCTGGCTCACGCGGATGATCCCGCTCTGGTACGGCCAGGCCAACAGCGTGTCGCTGCCGGGCCTGTCCAAGCCGGTGGAAACCAAGATCGCCAGCGTGACGGCCATCTGGGCCGTCGAGGGCGCCCTGCTGCTGGGCATCGTCGTGGTGCTGGCCACCGCGTTCGGCGCCGTCAAGACCCGTTTTGCCGAAGGCACCAAGAGCGCCGTGTCAGGCGCGCTGCTGGCATCGATGAACACCGCCTCGGAATACGGCTTCGGCGGCGTCATCGCCGCGCTGCCGGGCTTCCTGGTGGTCAGCGACGCGCTGCGCAGCATCCCCAACCCGCTGGTCAACGCGGCCGTGTCGGTGAGCACGCTGGCCGGCATCACCGGCTCGGCCTCGGGCGGCATGAGCATCGCGCTGGCGGCCATGTCCGACGTCTTCATCCAGGGCGCGCAGGCCGCGCAGATTCCGCTGGAAGTGCTGCACCGCGTGGTGTCGATGGCCAGCGGCGGCATGGACACCCTGCCGCACAACGGCGCCGTCATCACGCTGCTGGCCGTCA
This sequence is a window from Cupriavidus pauculus. Protein-coding genes within it:
- the fdhF gene encoding formate dehydrogenase subunit alpha, with amino-acid sequence MNARDDFDYGTPAIDNDLQVTLEIDGVAVTVPAGTSVMRAAAEAGIGVPKLCATDSLEPFGSCRLCLVEIEGRRGYPASCTTPVEAGMKVRTQSGKLGDLRRGVMELYISDHPLDCLTCPTNGNCELQDMAGVVGLREVRYADGAGGAAPLATHTQMKKDESNPYFTYDPSKCIVCNRCVRACEETQGTFALTISGRGFDSRVAAGTSQPFMESDCVSCGACVQACPTATLTETSVIQLGQPSHSVVTTCAYCGVGCSFKAEMKGNEVVRMVPYKDGAANEGHACVKGRFAWGYATHKDRILKPMIRARITDPWREVSWEEAIGYAASQFRRIQAEHGRDSIGGIVSSRCTNEEGYLVQKLVRAAFGNNNVDTCARVCHSPTGYGLKTTLGESAGTQTFRSVAKADVIMVIGANPTDGHPVFASRMKRRLRAGAKLIVIDPRQIDLVDSPHIRADYHLQLRPGTNVAVVTSLAHVIVTEGLLAEQFIAERCEDRAFQQWRDFVALPENSPEALEASTGVPADLLRGAARLYATGGNAAIYYGLGVTEHAQGSTTVMGIANLAMATGNVGREGVGVNPLRGQNNVQGSCDIGSFPHELPGYRHVSDSTVRSSFESAWGVEINPEPGLRIPNMFEAALTGSFKGLYCQGEDIVQSDPNTQHVSEALSSMECIVVQDIFLNETAKYAHVFLPGSSFLEKDGTFTNAERRISRVRKVMPPQAGYADWEATILLSNALGYPMHYTHPSEIMDEIARLTPTFSGVSYQKLDELGSIQWPCNAEAPHGTPTMHVDGFVRGKGKFIITKYVPTDEKVTRKYPLLLTTGRILSQYNVGAQTRRTHNVHWHDEDRLELHPHDAEERGIKDGDWVGVQSRAGETVLRAIVSQRMQPGVVYTTFHFPESGANVITTDNSDWATNCPEYKVTAVQVMPVAQPSTWQRNYQAFNEEQLAHLRAAGETAQAG
- a CDS encoding formate dehydrogenase beta subunit, with protein sequence MTTTVFVPRDSTALALGADEVAQAIAAEAARRGADVRIVRNGSRGMFWLEPLVEVQTPAGRVAYGPVTEDDVGALFDAGFLAGGAHALAHGPTDEIPFLKRQERLTFARVGITDPLSLDDYIAHEGYAGLTRALSMTPEQIVQEVLDSGLRGRGGAAFPTGIKWKTVLAAQSPVKYIVCNADEGDSGTFSDRMVMEDDPFMLIEGMTIAGLAVGAESGYIYTRSEYPHAIAATEAAIAIATQAGWLGDNIRGSGRRFTLEVRKGAGAYVCGEETALLESLEGKRGVVRAKPPLPALKGLFGQPTVINNVISLATVPVILSRGAQHYRDFGMGRSRGTLPFQLAGNIRQGGLVEKAFGVTLRELMFDFGGGTRSGRAIRAVQVGGPLGAYLPESRFDTPLDYEAYAAFGAVVGHGGIVVFDETVDMARMARYAMEFCAIESCGKCTPCRIGSTRGVEVIDRILAGDQPVKHVALVRDLCDTMLAGSLCAMGGMTPYPVLSALDEFPEDFGLAPKPARAA
- a CDS encoding formate dehydrogenase subunit gamma: MPDTAIPTAPAGSGTPVPASEIARIVAARRDMPGALLPILHDIQDSQGFIPADAVPVIAKALNLSRAEVHGVITFYHHFRQQPAGRHVVQVCRAEACQSVGADALAEHACRKLGCDFHETTADGQFTLEPVYCLGQCATGPSMMIGERLHGRVDARRFDRLVDAIREDEEVRA
- a CDS encoding substrate-binding domain-containing protein codes for the protein MLRISILPHLQIRDDTAPAPAPALDVSRLVALLGLIESTGNIAQSAEAMALSYRYAWGILRDAETLFGGALIAKTRGRGSTLTPLAQQLVWASKRIAARLTPTLDSLASELEIELKKLMAASDPAVRIHASHGFAVAALRDFLDEQKVRHDLKYCGSLEAAAALSEGACNIAGFHVPMGEFEEETLRGFTRWLHPGKHCLIHLATRQQGLFVRPGNPLQIHSLEDLTRADVRFVNRQPGSGTRLLLDLMLARRGIDSNAIEGFSNGEFTHAAVAAYIGSGMADVGFGVETAARRFNLEFVPVLKERYFFALETEALDSPALVGAVAAMKSGSFRERVNALPGYDGALTGTVQSFAEAFPAVRL
- a CDS encoding M30 family zinc metallopeptidase; the encoded protein is MRRNTLRAGARARFPAGLTGMAALAALALAGCGGGGGDDAGGSGATTQASAAPAPTSPTAAEPLLVNGLSQACAACGAATSSSYAGTDVGVWGYPNGSGAAVDVQYAISGVAGKSVWLQLYNTAAAAVAMPSGLSSRVAAEMISPQALTETSDEEAMHRAIGEFNRSGWADAARPAGEPMRSTLAAPAPLAASLGTTAMGEGATRNWYHIDGTQRPATLRKQLAASDGTRVNLWVETAEAANVSDAMVAELGGAFAGGGMVYDRLVGLGGKLWGANAFTTSMLPAGMPVDIVVLNFNRDGKPYGTVGYFWGVHNFLKSKEANSNEAISLYLDSETMAAGADGMRSVKTTMAHEGTHMQNFYRRQVSMGATYAYDTWLEEMTAMQMEDFVSAAISTSYNPIRDVRLADYYRYSDYNCDVTVFTGFGATCESYAVSGSLGGFLNRQLGVGFFRDLLARPTANSRQVLDEAIRASRPEWGFDQAMVNWRATTNSNMPLGRTPGSYGYPAWTDGTLTLPAIDPSAAGYLALRRLPATAPSMLQGNASYIAPRSPNTSGVYTDKVRVPAGVSLSVVVY